One Sphingomicrobium sp. XHP0239 DNA segment encodes these proteins:
- a CDS encoding glycosyltransferase, whose amino-acid sequence MSNATRTRSYVLTTPEVAGDLVVARPGDREGDEDSGQIPYREKRRFYVPVPAKYLFALVVGLAWMVFSIWVSIPWMTDLASYVTWPVSIAILTLVAFAPGFMNAFLITSLLMDRRPQRYPLTTYPGVSILVAAYNEEGTIATTMESIARERYPGPVEVLILNDGSKDDTANVASAARDRIDFPGNAAVRICNYEQNRGKAAVLNEGLKEAKHDLIVTIDADTLLRPDSLTKLVERLMADPDNTIAVAGAILVGNSRETAMAGLQEWDYFHGIAAVKRMQSMYHGTLVAQGAFSIYYRDALLEVGGWPETVGEDIVLSWALLKKGWRTGYAEDAVAFTNTPTSFRQFANQRRRWARGLVEAFKYHGSLLFKPRLRTMFIWWNLLFLPMDLIFTFVFIPGVILALFGYYFIAGPMTLLTLPLAAFWNIVIFRIQNRMFREQGLKVRRNFGALFGYILFYAFIMQPVSLWGYVSELVGRQKKWGTK is encoded by the coding sequence ATGTCCAATGCCACCCGCACGCGATCATACGTGCTGACGACGCCCGAGGTCGCAGGCGATCTCGTCGTCGCGCGCCCGGGAGATCGGGAAGGCGACGAGGATTCCGGGCAGATTCCCTATCGCGAGAAGCGCCGTTTTTACGTTCCGGTGCCGGCGAAATATCTTTTCGCGTTGGTAGTTGGACTGGCGTGGATGGTCTTCTCGATCTGGGTGTCCATTCCGTGGATGACCGATCTGGCAAGCTATGTGACATGGCCCGTGTCGATCGCGATCCTGACGCTGGTCGCTTTTGCGCCAGGCTTCATGAACGCCTTCCTGATCACGTCTCTGCTGATGGATCGCCGGCCGCAGCGCTATCCTCTCACGACCTATCCCGGCGTATCGATCCTCGTGGCCGCCTATAATGAAGAAGGGACGATCGCGACGACGATGGAATCGATCGCGCGTGAGCGCTATCCCGGCCCCGTCGAAGTTTTGATCCTCAACGACGGTTCGAAGGACGACACCGCCAATGTTGCGAGCGCGGCCCGAGACCGGATCGACTTCCCCGGCAACGCGGCGGTCAGGATCTGCAACTACGAACAGAATCGCGGCAAGGCTGCTGTCCTCAACGAAGGGCTGAAGGAAGCGAAGCACGACCTGATCGTGACGATCGATGCCGACACGCTTCTTCGTCCCGACAGTCTGACCAAGTTGGTCGAACGGTTGATGGCCGATCCCGACAATACGATCGCTGTCGCGGGGGCCATCCTTGTCGGGAATTCGCGGGAGACCGCGATGGCCGGCTTGCAGGAATGGGACTATTTCCACGGGATCGCGGCGGTAAAGCGGATGCAGTCGATGTATCATGGCACGCTCGTCGCGCAGGGCGCCTTCTCGATCTACTATCGCGATGCACTGCTGGAGGTCGGCGGCTGGCCCGAGACAGTGGGTGAAGACATCGTCCTGAGCTGGGCGCTGCTCAAGAAGGGATGGCGTACCGGATACGCCGAGGATGCGGTGGCCTTCACCAACACGCCCACGTCCTTCCGTCAGTTCGCCAATCAGCGTCGCCGATGGGCTCGCGGACTGGTGGAAGCGTTCAAATATCACGGCAGTCTGCTGTTCAAGCCGCGCCTGCGGACGATGTTCATCTGGTGGAACCTGCTGTTCCTCCCGATGGATCTCATCTTCACGTTCGTTTTCATTCCGGGCGTGATCCTGGCGCTGTTCGGCTATTATTTCATCGCCGGGCCGATGACGCTTCTGACGCTGCCACTCGCCGCCTTCTGGAATATCGTCATCTTCCGCATTCAGAACCGGATGTTCCGCGAACAAGGTTTGAAGGTGCGTCGCAATTTCGGCGCGCTGTTCGGCTATATCCTGTTCTACGCCTTCATCATGCAGCCGGTCTCGCTCTGGGGTTATGTCTCCGAGCTTGTCGGACGTCAGAAAAAATGGGGTACCAAATGA
- the glnA gene encoding type I glutamate--ammonia ligase: protein MAKAKDILKRIDDEEIEYVELRFTDPKGKWQHLSMVAEALDEDMLDDGFMFDGSSIAGWKAINESDMILKPDFDAVYVDPFMAVPTLVIFCNIVDPGSGELYARDPRSTATRAENYLKTTGIGDTIYVGPEAEFFMFDDVRFHNGYAGNGYQLDDVELPSNSNTTYDGGNMAHRPREKGGYFPVAPVDSASDIRGEMVSTMLEMGLPCDKHHHEVAPAQHELGLTFGNLLETADRMQIYKYVVHMVAHAYGKSATFMPKPIAKDNGSGMHVHMSIWKDGNPLFAGDGYAGLSDTALYFIGGVVKHARALNAFTNPSTNSYKRLVPGFEAPVLLAYSSRNRSASCRIPYGTGEKSKRVEFRFPDATANPYLAYSALLMAGLDGIENRIHPGEPMDKNLYDLPPAELVDVPTVCGSLREALVALDKDRSFLTKGDVFTDDQIDAYMDLKWDEVLKWETTPSAIEFDMYYSA from the coding sequence ATGGCGAAAGCGAAAGACATCCTCAAGCGCATCGACGATGAGGAAATCGAATATGTGGAGCTGCGCTTCACCGACCCCAAGGGAAAATGGCAGCATCTCTCGATGGTCGCCGAGGCGCTCGACGAGGACATGCTCGACGACGGCTTTATGTTCGATGGGTCGTCGATCGCCGGCTGGAAGGCAATCAACGAAAGCGACATGATCCTGAAGCCCGACTTCGACGCGGTCTATGTCGACCCGTTCATGGCGGTGCCGACCCTGGTCATCTTCTGCAACATCGTCGATCCGGGATCGGGCGAACTCTATGCGCGTGACCCCAGGTCGACCGCAACGCGCGCCGAGAACTACCTCAAGACGACCGGTATCGGCGACACGATCTACGTCGGCCCCGAAGCCGAGTTTTTCATGTTCGACGACGTGCGTTTCCATAACGGCTATGCAGGCAACGGTTACCAGCTCGACGACGTCGAACTGCCGTCCAACTCGAACACGACCTACGACGGCGGAAACATGGCGCACCGTCCGCGCGAAAAGGGTGGCTACTTCCCCGTCGCGCCGGTCGACAGCGCCAGCGACATTCGCGGCGAAATGGTTTCGACCATGCTCGAAATGGGCCTCCCCTGCGACAAGCATCACCACGAAGTCGCGCCGGCACAGCACGAACTGGGTCTTACGTTCGGCAACCTTCTGGAAACCGCCGACCGGATGCAGATCTACAAGTATGTCGTGCACATGGTCGCGCACGCCTACGGCAAGTCGGCAACCTTCATGCCCAAGCCCATCGCCAAGGACAACGGCAGCGGGATGCACGTGCATATGTCGATCTGGAAGGACGGCAATCCGCTGTTTGCGGGCGACGGCTACGCTGGGCTCAGCGACACCGCGCTCTACTTTATCGGCGGCGTGGTGAAGCACGCACGCGCGCTCAACGCCTTCACCAACCCCTCGACCAACAGCTACAAGCGCCTCGTCCCGGGGTTCGAAGCACCGGTGCTGCTGGCCTATTCCAGCCGTAACCGCTCGGCCTCATGCCGTATTCCCTATGGCACGGGCGAGAAATCGAAGCGCGTCGAATTCCGTTTCCCCGACGCGACGGCGAACCCCTATCTCGCTTATTCGGCGCTGCTGATGGCGGGTCTCGACGGGATCGAAAACCGCATTCATCCGGGCGAGCCCATGGACAAGAACCTCTACGATCTGCCGCCCGCCGAACTGGTCGACGTGCCGACCGTCTGCGGATCCCTTCGCGAGGCGCTCGTCGCACTCGACAAGGACCGCTCGTTCCTCACCAAGGGCGACGTGTTCACCGACGATCAGATCGACGCCTACATGGATTTGAAGTGGGACGAAGTGCTCAAGTGGGAAACCACGCCAAGCGCGATCGAGTTCGACATGTACTACAGCGCCTGA